One window of Vespa velutina chromosome 2, iVesVel2.1, whole genome shotgun sequence genomic DNA carries:
- the LOC124957611 gene encoding dynein axonemal heavy chain 7-like isoform X2, which produces MILIKYLSFIFIYHNYGKLRKKERSHKVETSIDASELKKTYDCLALIMETQLRELCLNSMEDYIDYLMDVGGKNCGFNMKVIVKKKAIFFDPSFTTFVETLTSLLHSIYEAVTVYPRIENERSSENSTNMLKPLISSDLLEYYSNKIVELIEVHKVEIEKQLDDFMIYTKLIEEVEEEDVVEPFLQADPPRSFEEYCDIIEHYHQLSHNLPVILDRTYFGKLFEVRRKDLIDHIVFEADRLKELLLSKMVDDYQRNMRDIGELYQNIADQALSIPPNTSELVKLKEFINTAETETIFILESRLKDLKKYILFISDYWTLTPVELKTNNFAFQWYHNISSIFEQHRDIIASKTGEYQKMLKEKIEKFEKDLEIYAKYCDEIQYWGNIDEIYRYRKKATSLENKIIAAMETIDRFNEEEQLFGWELTQYPLRKKIADQLSPYKKLFDIACEAFTNIDLWMNSMIGSHDPEEIEAETGTAYRTAYKLEKIFQEQIPKKLAETIVNRIEEFKGHMPVIMTLGNPFMKSRHWEQISEIVGFPIKVDKYMTMAKILDYGLADYVPKFEAISEAAMKEGSLEKSLNKMYTEWEDIAFVVNPYRDTGTYVIASVDEIQLLLDDHLTKAQTMKNSLYIKPFEQETLEWEAKLLLLQDIIDYWLAVQATWMYLEPIFSSPDIQQQMPEEGRRFSAVDKIWREIMAAVANDPRVMSVIQIEKMLERFKKCANLLDLVQKGLVAYLEKKRLYFARFFFLSNDELLEILSETKDPTRVQPHLKKCFEGIAKLSFTEKMEATMMESSEGEMVLFEDIIDTVAARGQVEKWLLQLEIVMKKSVRAQVIRAKDAFVTKARCQWALDWPGQTILCISKLYWTAYTTDSFSTSPNGLKDYIQVCINELNDIVKLVRSKLSKQNRTTLEALVTLDVHGKDVITELFEQGVSHSTDFKWLSQMRYYWTKEDMYVMMINSTLKYAYEYLGNTSRLVITPLTDRCYRTLFGALHLNLGGAPEGPAGTGKTETTKDMAKAVAKQCVVFNCSEGLDYIALGKFMKGLAATGAWSCFDEFNRIDLEVLSVVAQQILTIQRAVNAGKEILIFEDTELVLDPTCACFITMNPGYAGRTELPDNLKALFRPVAMMVPDYALIAENTLYSYGFYEARPLSVKIVVAYRLCSEQLSSQNHYDYGMRAVKSVLIAAGNLKLKYPEENEDILMLRSIKDVNLPKFLNQDIPLFNGIMSDLFPNVTLPTPDYTYLNECTEKACSESNIQCVPIFLEKIQQIYEMMIVRHGFMIVGFPFGGKTTAYRILADALRICEEMNLLNENKVEITVMNPKAITMGQLYGEFDPASHEWKDGILAVSYRTFAVSTNTNRKWLVFDGPIDAIWIESMNTVLDDNKKLCLMSGEVIQLAPKTNLVFEPMDLEAASPATVSRCGMIYMEPSALGWKPLLLSWISMTPAKIDPWLKNFLYESLFIRFCKPLFRFLRRGNVKELCPMPDSNYLRSITYLMDCFIEEYHDEKIAKNIDEYDLRAQVEGSFFFSCIWAMGGTLDASSREQFSILFRGFMEREFPLALMEKYQLEEPVPQPEKPYIFVMPKYNLVFDYRFIKEGKGKWKLWSDELINVPPIPRDIPVNQIIVPTVETIRYTALFQLLVQHEKPVLFVGPTGTGKSVYITDFLLKKNNSAVNKPLFINFSAQTTANQTQEIIMSKLDRRRKGVFGPPVGKRWIIFVDDISMPLKETYGAQPPIELLRQWLDHWQWYDLKEMIPIKLIEIQLMCAMAPPISGGKDITPRFKRHFFALTISDFEDDVMIMIFSKIILWHLDTRGFGKEFDPCIDQIVFATLDVFKESLKNLLPTPAKCHYIFNLRDFSRVIQGILLSVPEAMSTLTSMKRLWVHEILRVFGDRLVDEIDMNWLIEQLHLTLKKHMEISMEELFKDFLRDSTTGKITDYELRKLLYCDFIDTKVDVRLYKEVFDLEKLREIVETYLTEYNAMSKKPMYLVLFRFAIEHLSKISRIIKQPRSHALLVGVGGSGRQSLTRLASHICDYDVFQVEISKQYGINEWHEDIKTIMRKATATELHSTFLFTDIQIKEESFLEDISNMLNSGEVPNIFNNEEKVEICEKMRQIDRQRDRSLQTDGSLVALFNLFVQIARDQLHIVVAMSPIGDGFRNRIRKFPALVNCCTIDWLQAWPEDALIAVATRFLSEIELSDHERQVGIDMCRFFHVSTEKLSAEFLIRLNRYNYVTPTSYLEMINTFKDLLNKKRRETLLAKARYQGGLGRLDSTQQQVADMQETLRKLQPQLITATQDVQKMLIDIEKENQDVAEFEKIVKLDEVAAQTVADAAAAIKAECDASLAEAMPFLRNAQAALDTLTSKDIAVVKVMKRPPYAVKLIVESVCVLREIKPDRVQTKDGIIDDYWKASLRMLSDAKFLDSLLNFDKDNIPEKVIENIRKNYLTKSDFDPEKIKKVSTACEGLCRWVMAMSEYDKVAKVVAPKKEALAEAEATYKEALDELNLKRNQLQEVQNKLISLEKLLNQRKEDFQAMSDQVTDCELKIKRAEELIGGLGGEYNRWLLSAQELGDRYYRLTGDVIIASGVIAYLGPFTMPFRVHQVAEWVELCTNLDVICTKDFQLRDVLGDPVLIRDWNIFGLPSDLFSIDNGIIVTNARRWPLMIDPQNQANKWIKNMEKTNNISIIRLTQMDYVRVLENAIQFGQPVLLENIEEELDAVLEPILLRQTFKQSGVLCIRLGETVIEYNNNFRFYITTKLRNPHYLPEVTVKVTLVNFVITPEGLDDQLLGIVVAKERPDLESEKNALILQSATNKRLLKETEDKILEVLSVAEGNILEDEEAIDILTSSKNLSDDIHIKQAATEITEKSIDAARLQYTPIAIHSTVLFFTIAVLANIDPMYQYSLVWFVNLYTMAIENTHPAENLEQRLKDLIEYFTYSLFLNICRSLFEKDKLLFSLLLVINLLKQQKKLSMPQWIFLLTGGVGLDNPYVNPTTWLPVKQWDELCRLDEVIGFSGIKENFIKKSKEWKTVFDSKEPQNTIFPVPYDKINMFQKLLILRCIRPDKIVPAVQNFVDAELGSQFVEAPTFDLVSSYADSNNCVPLIFVLTPGADPAQILLKFADDLGYGANRLFYLSLGQGQGPIAEELIENGVTHGHWVVLQNCHLAKSWMPTLEKICEGFMSEAIHSDFRLWLTSYPAEHFPISVLQNGIKMTNEPPKGLRANIIRSYMNDPINNPDFFESCSQSDTFKKLIYSLCFFHAIVQERRNFGPIGWNIPYEFNETDLRVSILQLHIFLNEYEDVQFEALKYLTGECNYGGRVTDEWDRRTLNTILEKFYCKEALGEDIYYFDTSSKIYYCPPVREYDAYVEYTKNLPLITAPSVFGMNENADIIKDQQETSLLFSSILLTQETVKTGTGAMTSDEIVFNVSADILSRLPVDYDLQTANEKYPTSYSQSMNTVLVQEMGRFNKLLNCIRSSLINIQKAIKGFIVMSFELEDIYGTILTAKIPSYWMQHSYPSLKPLGSYINDFLQRLNFLQKWYDEGPPTAFWLSGFYFTQAFLTGSRQNYARKYSIPIDHLIYDFIILKETVFNTPPENGIYIYGLFLDGARFDRNEMKLKESIPKVLYDDMPFLWLLPTRKEDIKEKRTYTCPLYKTSERRGVLSTTGHSTNFVIAMWLPTTMPPEHWIMRGVAMLCQLSE; this is translated from the exons AtgatattgattaaatatttatcgtttatttttatttatcataattacggCAAGttaaggaagaaagaacgtTCACATAAAGTTGAAACGTCAATTGATGCATCCGAATTAAAAAAGACTTACGATTGTCTCGCTTTGATAATGGAAACGCAATTGCGAGAACTTTGTCTTAATTCCATGGAGgattatattgattatctCATGGACGTAGGT GGTAAAAATTGTGGATTCAATATGAAAGTAATCGTGAAGAAGAAAGCAATTTTCTTTGATCCGTCTTTCACAACATTCGTAGAAACTTTAACATCACTTTTACATTCGATTTACGAAGCTGTGACGGTCTATCCACGTATCGAAAATGAGAGATCTTCTGAGAATTCGACAAATATGTTGAAG ccACTAATATCATCGGATTTGTTggaatattattcaaataagaTTGTCGAATTAATAGAAGTACATAAAGTTGAGATAGAAAAACAATTAGATGATTTCATGATCTATACAAAATTGATCGAGGAAGTAGAAGAGGAGGATGTTGTGGAACCATTTTTACAAGCTGATCCACCTCGATCTTTCGAAGAATATTGTGATATCATTGAACATTATCATCAACTGAGTCATAATCTTCCAGTTATATTAGATCGTACTTATTTTGGAAAACTCTTCGAGGTTCGTAGGAAAGATCTCATAGATCATATAGTCTTTGAGGCTGATCGTTTAAAAGAActtttattatctaaaatgGTCGACGATTATCAGCGAAATATGCGTGA TATAGGAGAACTTTATCAAAATATAGCAGATCAAGCGCTAAGTATACCACCAAATACGTCTGAACTCGTTAAACTCAAAGAATTCATAAATACTGCTGAAActgaaacaatttttatccTTGAAAGTCGtttgaaagatttaaaaaaatatattctctttatatcaGATTATTGGACTTTAACACCAGTTGAACTCAAAACAAACAACTTTGCTTTTCAATG GTATCACAACATATCTTCTATTTTTGAACAACATCGAGATATCATTGCAAGCAAAACTGGCGAGTATCAAAAgatgttgaaagaaaaaatcgagaaGTTTGAAAAGGATCTTGAAATTTATGCAAAATATTGCGACGAAATACAATATTGGGGCAATATCGATGAGATTTATCGTTACAGAAAAAAAGCTACCagtttggaaaataaaataattgctGCGATGGAAACGATCGATAGATTTAATGAGGAAGAACAATTGTTTGGTTGGGAACTCACGCAATATCCGttaagaaaaaag ATTGCCGATCAATTATCACCGTACAAAAAACTTTTCGACATAGCTTGTGAAGCCTTTACGAATATCGATTTATGGATGAATTCGATGATTGGCTCGCATGATCCAGAAGAAATAGAAGCCGAAACTGGAACAGCGTATCGAACTGCATATaagttagaaaaaatttttcaagaacAGATACCTAAAAAGTTAGCAGAGACGATAGTTAACAGAATAGAAGAGTTCAAAGGGCATATGCCAGTGATAATGACGTTAGGAAATCCATTCATGAAAAGTCGTCACTGGGAACAGATTTCAGAGATCGTTGGATTTCCGATAAAAGTTGATAAATATATGACAATGGCTAAG atATTAGATTATGGTTTAGCTGATTATGTTCCAAAATTCGAAGCAATTTCGGAAGCTGcaatgaaggaaggaagtcTTGAGAAATCCTTGAACAAAATGTATACGGAATGGGAAGATATAGCGTTTGTAGTGAATCCTTATCGTGATACCGGTACTTACGTTATAGCTAGTGTTGATGAAATACAATTGTTACTGGATGATCATTTAACCAAAGCACAAACTatgaaaaattctctttaCATTAAGCCTTTTGAACAAGAAACTCT tgAATGGGAAGCAAAGTTACTATTGTTGCAagatattatagattattGGTTAGCCGTTCAAGCTACTTGGATGTATCTTGAACCAATTTTTTCTTCGCCAGATATTCAGCAACAAATGCCAGAAGAAGGTCGACGATTTAGTGCCGTTGACAAG ATTTGGAGAGAAATTATGGCAGCAGTAGCTAATGATCCAAGAGTTATGTCTGTTATTCAAATCGAGAAAATGTTGGAACGTTTCAAAAAATGTGCGAATTTACTCGATCTCGTTCAGAAAGGTCTAGTAGcatatttggaaaaaaagagattatattttgcaagatttttctttttatccaacGACGAGTTATTAGAGATATTATCAGAAACGAAAGATCCTACTAG AGTTCAACCACATTTGAAGAAATGTTTCGAAGGCATCGCAAAACTTAGTTTCACGGAGAAAATGGAAGCAACGATGATGGAGTCTTCGGAAGGAGAAATGGTTCTATTTGAAGACATAATTGACACTGTTGCTGCTCGAGGACAAGTAGAAAAGTGGCTTTTACAATTGGAGATTGTTATGAAGAAGAGCGTTAGGGCACAA GTCATACGAGCAAAAGATGCGTTCGTGACAAAAGCTCGATGTCAATGGGCTTTAGATTGGCCTGGACAAACGATTTTATGTATCAGCAAACTTTATTGGACCGCTTACACGACAGATTCATTTTCTACTAGTCCTAATGGCCTTAAGGATTACATTCAAGTTTGTATAAACGAGCTTAATGACATCGTCAAGTTGGTACGCAGCAAGTTGTCAAAACAAAATCGAACGACCTTAg AAGCTTTAGTAACTTTAGACGTTCATGGAAAAGACGTTATAACAGAATTATTTGAACAAGGAGTATCTCATTCAACCGACTTTAAATGGCTTTCTCAGATGAGATATTATTGGACg AAAGAAGACATGTATGTGATGATGATAAACTCAACTTTGAAATATGCCTATGAGTATTTAGGTAATACGTCGAGATTAGTGATAACACCATTAACAGATAGATGTTATAGAACACTTTTTGGTGCATTACATTTGAATCTTGGTGGTGCACCGGAAGGTCCTGCTGGTACTGGTAAGACAGAAACCACAAAGGACATGGCAAAAGCTGTTGCCAAACAATGCGTTGTCTTTAATTGTTCAGAAGGCTTGGATTATATAGCTTTAGGCAAATTTATGAAG GGTTTGGCTGCCACTGGAGCTTGGTCTTGTTTCGATGAGTTTAATCGAATTGATTTGGAAGTTCTGTCTGTCGTAGCTCAACAAATTTTAACGATTCAACGAGCAGTCAATGCAGGCAAAGAGATATTGATCTTCGAGGATACCGAATTGGTATTAGATCCAACTTGTGCTTGTTTCATTACAATGAATCCAGGCTATGCTGGACGAACCGAATTACCTGATAATTTGAAAGCTCTCTTTAGACCAGTTGCTATGATG GTACCGGACTATGCATTAATAGCAGAAAATACACTTTACTCTTATGGTTTCTACGAAGCTCGACCATTATCCGTTAAAATTGTCGTAGCTTACAGGCTCTGTTCCGAACAATTATCCAGTCAAAATCATTATGATTACGGCATGAGAGCCGTGAAATCTGTTTTGATAGCTGCAGGCAATTTAAAGTTGAAATATCCCGAAGAAAACGAGGATATTTTAATGCTGCGTAGTATCAAGGACGTAAATTTGCCGAAATTTCTTAATCAAGATATACCATTATTTAac ggTATTATGTCTGATCTATTCCCAAATGTGACTCTTCCTACGCCAGATTACACGTACCTGAATGAATGTACGGAAAAAGCTTGCTCGGAATCTAATATTCAATGTGTTCCTATTTTCCTCGAAAAAATACAACAGATTTATGAGATGATGATAGTTAGACATGGTTTCATGATCGTTGGTTTTCCTTTCGGTGGAAAAACTACAGCATATAGGATATTAGCTGATGCTCTTAGAATTTGTGAAGAAATG AATCTTCTAAATGAAAACAAAGTAGAAATAACCGTGATGAATCCTAAAGCGATAACTATGGGTCAATTGTATGGAGAATTTGATCCTGCCTCTCACGAATGGAAAGATGGAATTTTAGCAGTAAGCTATCGTACTTTTGCTGTTTCTACTAACACCAATCGCAAATGGTTGGTCTTTGACGGACCTATCGATGCTATCTGGATCGAAAGTATGAATACGGTTTTGGATGATAACAAGAAATTATGTCTTATGAGCGGTGAAGTGATACAATTAGCACCAAAGACCAATTTAGTTTTTGAACCGATGGACCTCGAAGCCGCTTCACCAGCTACTGTATCACGTTGTG GTATGATTTATATGGAACCCTCTGCGTTAGGATGGAAgccattgttattatcatggATCTCTATGACACCAGCAAAAATAGATCCTtggttaaaaaattttctttacgaatCATTGTTCATAAGATTTTGTAAACCACTTTTCCGTTTCTTACGTCGTGGTAATGTCAAg gaaTTGTGTCCAATGCCTGATTCGAATTATTTGCGATCGATAACGTATCTGATGGACTGTTTCATCGAGGAATATCACGATGAGAAGATAGCTAAAAATATCGACGAATATGATCTTCGAGCACAAGTTGag ggatcttttttcttctcttgtaTATGGGCAATGGGTGGCACTTTGGACGCAAGTTCGAGAGAACAATTCAGTATACTTTTTCGTGGTTTTATGGAAAGAGAATTTCCATTAGCTCTGATGGAAAAATATCAATTGGAAGAACCAGTACCACAACCTGAAAAACCATATATCTTTGTCATGCCTAAGTATAATCTTGTTTTTGATTATAGATTCATTAAAgag GGTAAAGGAAAATGGAAGTTATGGTCggacgaattaattaatgttccCCCCATCCCTCGAGATATTCCAGTTAATCAAATAATCGTCCCGACCGTGGAAACAATACGTTATACTGCTCTCTTTCAGTTATTAGTTCAACATGAAAAACCTGTGCTTTTTGTTGGACCAACAGGAACAGGCAAATCCGTTTATATAACTGAtttcttattgaaaaaaaataattcagcCGTTAATAAGccattgtttataaatttctcCGCTCAAACTACGGCCAATCAAActcaagaaataataatgagcaAGCTTGATAGAAGGCGCAAAGGTGTTTTCGGTCCACCTGTTGGAAAACGATGGATTATTTTTGTCGATGATATATCGATGCCATTAAAAGAAACCTATGGTGCACAACCACCGATAGAATTGCTTCGTCAATGGCTTGATCATTGGCAATG GTACGATTTAAAGGAAATGATACCGatcaaattaatcgaaattcaATTGATGTGTGCCATGGCACCGCCTATTAGCGGAGGAAAAGATATCACTCCACGATTCAAGAGACACTTCTTCGCTTTAACCATATCCGATTTTGAGGACGACgttatgataatgatattcAGTAAAATCATATTATGGCATCTTGACACAAG aGGTTTCGGTAAAGAATTTGATCCATGCATCGATCAAATTGTTTTCGCGACTTTGGATGTCTTTAAGGAAAGTCTTAAGAATCTTTTACCAACACCAGCGAAATGtcattatatattcaatctCCGAGACTTTTCCAGAGTGATACAg GGAATACTCTTGTCTGTTCCCGAAGCAATGTCCACTTTGACAAGTATGAAAAGATTATGGGTTCATGAGATTTTACGTGTATTTGGTGATAGATTAGTCGATGAAATTGATATGAATTGGCTTATCGAACAATTGCATTTGACTCTGAAAAAACATATGGAGATATCCATGGAAGAATTGTTCAAAGATTTTCTTCGAGATAGCACAACTGGCAAG ATTACCGATTACGaactaagaaaattattgtattgtGATTTTATTGATACAAAAGTGGATGTTCGTTTGTATAAAGAAGTAtttgatttagaaaaattacgaGAAATTGTTGAGACTTATTTGACGGAATACAATGCTATGTCAAAGAAACCGATGTACTTAGTTTTATTCCG TTTTGCCATCGAACATTTGTCAAAAATCTCTCGTATCATCAAACAACCAAGAAGTCATGCTCTTTTGGTCGGCGTTGGTGGTTCTGGAAGACAATCGTTGACCAGATTGGCATCACACATTTGCGACTACGACGTTTTTCAAGTTGAGATAAGCAAGCAATATGGTATTAATGAATGGCACGAGGATATTAAAACGATCATGCGTAAGGCTACTGCCACAGAATTGCATTCGACATTTCTCTTCACTGACATTCAAATCAAAGAGGAGAGCTTTTTAGAAGACATTAGTAATATGTTGAATTCTGGAGAa GTGCCTAACATATTCAATAACGAAGAGAAAGTTGAAATTTGCGAGAAAATGCGACAAATCGATCGACAACGAGACCGATCCTTGCAAACAGATGGTAGTTTAGTTGCTCTCTTCAATCTTTTTGTTCAAATAGCACGCGATCAGCTTCACATAGTTGTAGCCATGTCACCGATCGGTGATGGTTTTAGAAATCGCATTAGAAAGTTTCCAGCATTGGTTAATTGTTGTACCATCGATTGGCTACAA gCATGGCCTGAGGATGCACTGATAGCTGTTGCAACGAGATTTTTATCTGAAATTGAATTGTCAGATCACGAGAGACAAGTAGGAATAGATATGTGTCGTTTCTTTCATGTATCCACGGAAAAATTAAGTGCAGAATTTTTGATACGTCTCAATAGATACAACTACGTAACACCAACGTCCTACCTCGAGATGATCAATACTTTCAaagatcttttaaataaaaaaagacg AGAAACATTACTCGCCAAAGCTCGATATCAGGGTGGTTTAGGTCGATTAGATAGTACACAGCAACAGGTCGCGGATATGCAAGAAACTTTAAGAAAATTGCAACCACAGTTGATTACTGCTACTCAAGATGttcaaaaaatgttaattgatattgaaaaagagaatcaaGATGTAgcagaatttgaaaaaatagtTAAACTCGACGAAGTTGCAGCTCAA ACTGTCGCTGATGCAGCAGCTGCAATTAAAGCAGAATGCGATGCGAGCTTAGCAGAAGCAATGCCATTTCTGCGTAATGCTCAAGCAGCTCTTGATACTTTAACTTCAAAAGATATTGCAGTAGTCAAAGTTATGAAACGTCCACCGTATGCTGTGAAACTTATTGTCGAAAGCGTTTGCGTTCTTAGG GAAATAAAGCCAGATAGAGTACAAACGAAGGATGGTATAATTGATGATTACTGGAAGGCTTCTTTAAGAATGCTCAGTGATGCCAAATTTCTTGATTCCTTGTTGAACTTTGACAAGGACAATATACCAGAAAAAGTGATAGAGAATATCCGTAAGAATTATTTGACAAAATCTGATTTTGATCCCGAAAAGATCAAGAAAGTCTCGACGGCTTGCGAGGGACTTTGTCGATGGGTTATGGCGATGTCGGAATACGACAAAGTAGCGAAAGTGGTTGCTCCAAAAAAGGAGGCTTTGGCTGAAGCTGAAGCGACATATAAAGAAGCATTGGACGAGTTGAATTTAAAACGGAACCAATTACAAGAAGTTCAA aataaattaatttctctggaaaaattattaaatcaaagaaaggaagattttCAAGCGATGTCCGATCAGGTTACTGATTGTGAACTAAAGATAAAACGTGCAGAAGAACTTATTGGTGGATTAGGCGGAGAATACAATCGTTGGTTACTGAGCGCTCAAGAACTCGGAGATAG atattatcggcTAACTGGAGACGTCATCATTGCCTCTGGAGTGATCGCTTATCTTGGTCCATTTACAATGCCGTTTCGTGTACATCAAGTTGCGGAATGGGTGGAGCTTTGTACAAATTTGGACGTGATATGCACAAAAGATTTTCAATTGCGTGACGTACTCGGTGATCCCGTTTTAATAAGAGATTGGAACATATTTGGATTACCAAGTGATCTATTTTCTATTGACAatggtattatcgttac AAATGCAAGAAGATGGCCACTGATGATAGATCCTCAGAATCAAGCGAATAAGTGGATCAAAAATATGGAAAAGACTAATAATATCAGTATCATTCGATTGACACAAATGGATTACGTCAGAGTTTTAGAGAATGCTATTCAATTTGGCCAACCTGTGTTATTAGAGAATATTGAAGAAGAACTGGACGCTGTTCTCGAGCCAATCCTTTTAAGACAAACGTTCAAACAAAGTGGTGTTTTATGTATTAGATTAGGTGAAACTGTAAttgagtataataataattttag ATTTTACATAACGACCAAACTGAGAAATCCTCATTACTTACCAGAAGTAACTGTTAAAGTTACTTTGGTCAACTTTGTAATTACACCGGAAGGATTGGATGATCAATTGCTTGGCATAGTTGTTGCTAAAGAAAGGCCAGATTTGGAATCTGAAAAAAATGCACTGATTTTACAAAGCGCCACAAATAAAAG ATTGTTGAAGGAAACGGAGGATAAAATTTTAGAAGTATTATCCGTAGCCGAAGGTAATATTCTCGAGGATGAAGAGGCAATCGATATATTAACGTCTTCAAAAAATTTGAGCGACGATATTCATATAAAACAGGCGGCTACTGAGATCACTGAGAAGTCGATCGATGCGGCTCGACTTCAATATACGCCAATTGCAATTCACTCCACCGTATTGTTCTTCACTATAG CTGTATTAGCAAACATAGATCCGATGTATCAATATTCATTAGTGTGGTTCGTCAATCTTTATACTATGGCGATTGAAAATACACATCCTGCGGAAAATTTGGAGCAACGTTTGAAAGATCTTATCGAATACTTCACTTATTCACTCTTTTTAAACATATGCAGATCACTATTCGAAAAGGATAAACTTTTGTTCTCTTTACTTcttgttattaatttgttgaaacaacaaaaaaagctTTCCATGCCTCAATGGATTTTTCTCTTAACGGGTGGGGTTGGTCTTGATAATCCTTATGTTAATCCAACTACATGGCTACCTGTTAAACAGTGGGACGAATTATGCAGATTGGACGAAGTCATTGGATTTTCT ggtattaaagaaaatttcattaagaaaagtaaagaatggAAGACAGTGTTCGATTCAAAAGAACCGCAGAACACGATATTTCCAGTTCCATACGATAAAATCAACATGTTTCAAAAGCTGTTGATATTGAGATGTATTAGACCGGATAAAATTGTACCAGCTGTTCAGAATTTCGTCGACG ctGAACTTGGTTCGCAGTTTGTAGAGGCACCGACGTTCGATTTAGTTTCTTCATATGCCGATTCTAATAATTGCGTTCCATTGATATTCGTATTAACTCCTGGAGCTGATCCAGCtcaaatattgttaaaatttgcTGATGATCTAGGTTACGGAGCAAATCGACTATTTTATTTGTCCCTGGGACAAG GTCAAGGACCAATCGCTGAGGAATTAATAGAAAACGGTGTAACGCATGGTCATTGGGTGGTTCTACAGAACTGTCATCTCGCAAAGAGTTGGATGCCAACTTTGGAAAAAATCTGCGAAGGTTTCATGTCTGAGGCAATTCATTCGGACTTTCGATTATGGCTCACTAGTTATCCAGCTGAACACTTTCCCATTTCGGTTCTTCAGAATGGCATTAAAATGACAAATGAGCCTCCCAAAGGCTTGAGAGCTAACATCATTCGATCGTACATGAATGATCCGATCAATAATCCTGACTTTTTTGAGTCCTGCAGTCAAAGTgatacttttaaaaaattaatctattctttatgtttctttcACGCTATCGTGCAAGAAAGACGAAATTTCGGCCCTATTGGCTGGAATATACCCTatgaatttaatgaaacaGATTTGAGAGTTAGCATTCTCCAATTGCACATCTTTCTAAATGAATACGAGGATGTACAATTTGAAGCACTCAAATATCTTACTGGAGAATGTAATTATGGTGGTAGAGTTACCGATGAATGGGATCGTAGAACATTGAATACCATTTTAGAGAAATTCTATTGCAA GGAAGCACTCGGAGAAGATATCTATTACTTCGATACCagttcaaaaatttattactgtCCTCCAGTCAGAGAATACGATGCTTACGTTGAATATACGAAAAATCTTCCATTAATTACCGCGCCAAGTGTTTTTGGAATGAACGAAAATGCGGATATTATTAAGGATCAGCAAGAAACGTCGttgcttttctcttctattttattgacTCAG GAGACGGTTAAAACTGGAACTGGGGCGATGACGAGCGACGAGATAGTCTTCAACGTTTCTGCCGATATTTTGAGCAGACTTCCAGTGGATTATGATCTCCAAACTGCGAACGAGAAATATCCTACATCTTATAGTCAAAGCATGAATACCGTATTAGTCCAAGAAATGGGtcgtttcaataaattattaaactgTATTCGAAGTAGCTTGATCAATATCCAAAAAGCCATAAaag GTTTCATCGTTATGTCTTTCGAGCTCGAAGATATTTATGGGACAATATTGACTGCTAAAATACCATCTTATTGGATGCAACACTCCTATCCTTCTTTGAAGCCTCTCGGTAGTTACATAAACGACTTTTTGCAAcgtttaaattttttacag AAATGGTACGACGAAGGTCCTCCTACGGCTTTCTGGCTATCAGGATTTTATTTTACCCAAGCATTTTTAACCGGTAGTAGACAGAACTACGCGAGAAAATATAGTATACCAATCGATCATTTGATTTATGATTTCATTATTCTCAAAGAAACTGTCTTTAATACACCGCCTGAGAAtggaatttatatttatggatTATTTTTGGATGGTGCTAGATTCgacagaaatgaaatgaaattgaaagaaagcaTACCCAAAGTCCTTTACGACGACATGCCTTTT ttgtGGTTGCTACcaacaagaaaagaagatatcaaGGAAAAACGAACGTATACGTGTCCTCTTTATAAAACCAGCGAGCGTCGAGGAGTATTATCAACTACAGGACATTCGACAAATTTTGTTATAGCTATGTGGTTACCTACAACAATGCCACCGGAACATTGGATTATGCGAGGAGTTGCTATGCTTTGTCAATTatcagaataa